From a region of the Paenibacillus sp. FSL R10-2734 genome:
- a CDS encoding undecaprenyldiphospho-muramoylpentapeptide beta-N-acetylglucosaminyltransferase, which yields MNTSIVFTGGGSAGHVSGNLVLISKCLAEDWDIHYIGSEQGIERKLLSDYKEEVTYHPISTGKLRRYFDWNNVTDVFKIMKGIFQSYRLLRTIKPNVIFSKGGFVSVPVVIGAKLNKVPIIIYEPDLNLGLANKISLPFATHLCTNFLVTVTKSASLKAVHVGPLLKEQFNLADKQRGLAFCGFTSARPILLIMGGSQGAHSINQMVKNVLSELIDKFQVVHICGEGKVDYHLSMSGYKSYEFVTSCELPHLLAMADVVVSRAGSNAMMELLSMQKPMLLIPHTNGGSRSGQLAQAQYFQQTGFAEMLLEEEMTTQSFVHSIMKLYGNRSTYKDRMKSYENGRGAHKVMNLIKKVNGEDLTMIKAGKV from the coding sequence ATGAATACTTCAATCGTATTTACAGGTGGAGGCTCCGCAGGGCATGTATCCGGTAATCTTGTGTTGATTTCTAAATGTCTAGCCGAGGATTGGGACATCCATTATATAGGTTCCGAACAAGGGATTGAGCGCAAGCTTTTGTCTGACTATAAGGAGGAGGTAACCTACCATCCCATTTCCACAGGAAAATTGAGACGTTATTTCGATTGGAACAATGTGACCGATGTGTTCAAGATCATGAAGGGCATCTTTCAATCTTATCGACTTCTACGAACCATCAAGCCAAATGTGATTTTTTCTAAAGGTGGATTTGTTTCTGTACCGGTTGTGATAGGGGCCAAACTCAACAAAGTACCCATAATTATTTATGAACCAGACCTAAATCTTGGACTAGCTAATAAAATCTCACTTCCGTTTGCCACTCATCTGTGTACAAATTTTCTGGTTACTGTAACCAAATCTGCTTCTCTCAAGGCCGTTCATGTGGGACCGCTCTTGAAGGAGCAATTCAATTTAGCGGATAAACAACGCGGTTTAGCTTTTTGCGGATTTACCTCTGCTAGGCCTATTCTTCTTATTATGGGAGGAAGCCAAGGAGCGCACAGCATTAACCAAATGGTGAAAAATGTACTCTCTGAGTTGATAGATAAATTTCAAGTGGTTCATATTTGCGGGGAGGGAAAGGTGGATTACCACCTCTCTATGTCAGGCTACAAATCGTATGAGTTCGTTACAAGCTGCGAGCTGCCGCATTTATTAGCGATGGCCGATGTTGTCGTATCTCGTGCAGGCTCAAACGCTATGATGGAGCTTCTTTCGATGCAAAAACCAATGTTATTGATTCCCCACACGAATGGTGGGAGCCGCTCTGGCCAACTTGCCCAAGCACAATATTTTCAACAAACTGGATTTGCTGAAATGTTACTTGAAGAGGAAATGACCACTCAAAGCTTTGTTCATTCGATTATGAAGCTATATGGGAACCGCTCTACTTACAAAGATAGAATGAAATCTTATGAGAACGGCAGAGGAGCCCATAAAGTAATGAATTTAATCAAGAAAGTAAATGGCGAAGACTTAACAATGATCAAGGCAGGTAAGGTTTAG
- a CDS encoding SDR family NAD(P)-dependent oxidoreductase, producing MQNTTILITGGTGSWGRQLVKRLLERDPKEIRLFSRNESLQVELQQEYHHNPKLTFIIGDIRDKHEIMQACHQVDYIYHLAALKHVPICEQQPDSAMKTNVLGTQHVIQAAIKHGVKKVIYVSTDKAAHPSSTYGMTKSLGEKLMVHANLRQTKTQFVCVRSGNVLGSTGSVVPIFKQSIANGVDISLTDARMTRFFLTIDNAITLLLKATEESRGGEVFVTKMPACSIKDLAQVLIDDLSTSTIQIKETGIRPGESLSEALISEFESTSSIHLDDHYYVILPPFPIEGLQEAYATCPPVDFQSYDSNHALMSKPAIKEMLQQGGFLA from the coding sequence GTGCAGAATACAACCATATTAATTACTGGGGGAACCGGATCTTGGGGACGACAACTCGTGAAACGATTATTGGAAAGAGACCCTAAAGAAATTCGATTATTTTCCCGCAATGAATCTCTTCAAGTAGAACTACAACAGGAATACCATCATAATCCCAAACTAACGTTTATCATTGGTGATATTCGTGATAAGCATGAAATCATGCAGGCTTGTCATCAGGTAGATTATATCTATCATTTAGCGGCCTTAAAGCATGTGCCGATCTGTGAACAACAGCCAGACAGTGCGATGAAGACTAACGTTCTCGGAACTCAGCATGTGATTCAAGCCGCTATTAAACATGGTGTAAAAAAAGTAATCTATGTCTCGACCGATAAAGCAGCGCATCCATCGAGCACCTACGGAATGACAAAATCACTCGGCGAAAAGCTAATGGTCCATGCCAATCTCAGACAAACCAAAACTCAGTTTGTATGTGTGAGAAGCGGTAACGTACTCGGCTCAACGGGCAGCGTGGTTCCTATTTTTAAACAAAGTATTGCGAATGGGGTAGACATTTCCCTTACAGATGCTAGAATGACTCGTTTTTTCTTAACCATAGATAATGCGATTACTCTACTCCTTAAAGCGACAGAAGAAAGCAGAGGCGGAGAAGTCTTTGTGACCAAGATGCCTGCTTGTAGCATTAAGGATCTTGCCCAAGTCTTAATTGACGACTTATCAACTAGTACAATCCAAATCAAGGAAACGGGGATACGTCCCGGTGAAAGCTTAAGTGAGGCCCTGATTTCGGAATTCGAGAGCACCTCTTCTATTCATCTGGATGATCACTATTATGTGATTCTCCCTCCTTTTCCGATCGAAGGTTTACAAGAAGCCTATGCCACTTGCCCTCCCGTGGACTTCCAAAGCTATGATTCGAACCATGCTCTGATGAGTAAACCTGCGATAAAAGAAATGCTACAACAAGGTGGGTTCCTAGCATGA